The window GCACGCCGCGACGAAACCAAACTTGCCGATCGTGACCGCGTGACCGTCGACGCTGCCCGTCACGCCTTCGCCGGGCGTCTCCAGTACGGCCGACGGCGCCGACAGACCGACGCCGCGCTCCCGTGCGGCAACCGTCAGCGCGTCCGAAATCACGTGCGCCGACGCCTGTGCGAGCGACGCCGCGAAGCGCAGCACGTCGGCGGCGGCGACCTGCGCGCCGCATTCGATCGCGACGATGCGTGCGCGCCCGCCGGTCAGCGTGCCGGTCTTGTCGAAGAAGAGAATGGACGCTTGTGCGAGCCGCTCCAGGGCGCCGCCGCCCTTGACCAGAATGCCGCGCCCGGCGCAACGCGACATGCCGGAGACGATGGCGACCGGCACAGCCAGGATCAGCGGGCACGGTGTCGCGACGACCAGCACGGCGAGCGCACGCCCGACGTCGCCGGTCGCGAGCCACGCGCCGCCCGCGACGAGCAGCGCAATCACGACGAAGCCCGCCGCGTAGCGATCCGCGACGCGCACGGACGGGCTGCGCTCGCGCTGCGCGCGCTCGACCATCCGTACGATGCCGGCAAACGTGCTGTCGCCGGCGGTCGTGCGCGCCACCATCTCGAACGGCGCGCCCGCATTGACTACGCCGCTGCATGCGGTTTCGCCCGAACGTCGCCGCTGCGTGGACGATTCGCCGGTCAGCATCGATTCGTCCAGTTCCGCGTCGCCGGTGAGTGTGCCGTCGACCGCGACGCACTCGCCGCTGCGCACCAGCAGCCGGTCGCCGGGGACGATCGCACCCGGAGCGACGGGCCGCCATTCGCCATGCTCGAACCGCGTCGCCTGCCGCGGCGCGCGGCCGAGCAGCGCCGTCATCTCGCGTTGCGCGCGGCGCTGCGCGTGCTGCTCCAGCGTCCGCCCGCTCGCGAGCATCAATGCGATGACCGCGGCGGTCAGCGTCTCGTCGAGCGCTAGCGCGAGGCCGATCGCGAGCCACGCGAGTATGTCGATGCCGGGCTGCCGGCGCGCGACCGCCTTGGCGACGGTGACCGTCAACGCGAGCAGCACGGGCAGCGCGCCGAGCAGCCACACGAGGCGCGCGAGCGCAGGCAGGCCGAACGCGACGCACGCGCCGCCGGCGGCGAGCGTGACGGCAGACAGAACCAGCAACGTGAAATCGAGCGACCAGCGCATTCGGGGCATGACGAGTTTTCCGGTTGCCGCGCGTGGGCCCGAGCGTTGCGTCGGGCGCCGTTGACGACGGCGTGGCATCAGTCTAGAAAATGCCGCGCTTCGACCGTTGACGTGGGTCAGCCCGACGCGCGTGCCCGCGCGGTGCGTTGCTTGACGTGAGTCAACGGCGCGGCCCGCCTCTTCAGCACAATCGAAACGTGACACCGGATGGTCTGGAGCCGATATCGTGCTGACGCTGGCTGTGCTGTTCCTGCTGATTCTGCTGCTGAATCTCGTGCCGGCATTCGCGCCGCCCACCTGGATGGCGATGTCGTGGGTGGGCTTCAACCTGCCCGACGGCAATCCGTTCGTGTTCGCCGTCGTCGCGGCGGCCGCGGCCACCATCGGCCGCGTGATCCTCGCGACCTTCGCGCGCTCGCTGGTGCGCTCGCGCTGGGTGCGGGACGCCGATCGCGAGAACATCGCCGTGGCGACGCGCTGGCTGCGCAAGCACGGCACGCTGACCGCCGGGGCGTTCTTCCTCTATGCGCTGAGCCCGCTGCCGTCGAACTATCTGTTCATCGCATACGGGCTGTCCGGCTTGCCGCTCAGGATCATCGCCGCGGCGTTCTTCATCGGCCGCGTGACGACCTATGCGATCTGGGCGCACGTCGGCCGCTTCGCGTCCACGCAGCTCGACGCCGAGTCCGAACTCGGCGGCAGCTATCTCGGCGGCTACTTCATCGTCACGCAGCTCGTGCTGCTCGCATGCATCGTCGTGTTGATGAAGCTCGACTGGCACGCGCTCGTCCACGAACGTCGATTGACGTTCCGGCGCGGCCAGCGCGTGCGCCGCTCCGATTGAAGCCGGCGCGGGCGTGCGTTGGCCGATACGCCGCCCGTCCCCTCTTAATTTCGGTGAAGCGCTGCGGCTTCGAGCGCCGTTTCGCGCTTGCGCGGATCGACGTGCGTCATCACGTTCAGCACCCGATGATGGCGCAGCACGCGCGCGCGCGCGTCCACCGCGATGTCGTGCCCTTGCGCGACGGTGAGATCGGCGTCGATGTCGAGATGCACGTCGACCAGGATCAGATCGCCGGTCTTGCGCGTGCGCAGGTCGTGCAGGTCGAGCACGCCGGGCGTGGCGAGCAGCGTCGCGCGGATCGCCTGCACGTCCTCGGCGTCGGCCGCGCGGTCCATCAGATCGTGCAACGCGTTCCAGCCGAACGTCGCGCCCATTTTCACGATCATCCCGCCGACGATCAGCGCGGCGACCGGATCGAGCAGCGGATAGCCGAGCAGGTTGCCCACGATCCCGCATCCGACCACCAGCGACGACGCGGCGTCCGACCGCGCATGCCACGCGTTGGCCACCAGCATGCTCGACTTCACGCGCGTCGCGACCGCGAGCATGTAGCGGAACAGGCTCTCCTTCGCGACCAGCGCGACGAGCGCCACCCACAGCGCCGCGACGTGGACGCGCTCGATCGCCTCCGGATGCTCGAGCTTCTGCACCGCCGACCACAGCATCCCGCCGCCGACCACCAGCAGGATCGCGGCCAGCGCGAGCGACGCGCCGGTTTCGAAGCGTTGATGGCCGTAAGGATGCTTTTCATCGACCGGCTTGCGGCTGTGATGACCGGCCAGCAGCACGACGAAATCCGCGACCAGATCGGACAGCGAATGAATGCCGTCCGCGACGAGGCCCTGCGAGCGCGACAGGATGCCGATCACCACCTGGCCGATGCTCAGCGTGAGGTTCACCGCGACGCTCACCCAGGTGCTTCGGGTAGCCGCGGCGGCCATGGCGGGCGTCGCTTCGGCGACAGTTTCGGGTACGGCGTCGGGGTTGTTCTGGATCACGATTCAGTTCACGTTACAGGGTTAGCAAATTCGAATGTCGCTGGCAGCACCCGACAGCGGCGCTCAAGCGGCCAGCTGGTCGTAAGCGATCAGCGCATGGGCCGCGTACATCATCGACGGGCCGCCGCCCATGTACACGGCGACGCCGGCCACCTCCTCGACTTCCTCGCGCGTCGCCTTCAGCTTGATCAGCGCCTGCACGTGGAAGCCGATGCAGTCGTCGCAGCGCGATGATATCGCGATGCCCAGCGCGATCAGCTCGCGCGTCTTCTTCGTCAGCGCGCCGTCGCGCGTGCCGGCCGCCGCCAATGCGCCGAACGCCGACATCAGATCGGGCTGCGACTGCCGCAGCTTGCGCATCTGCTCGGTAATCTCGGCGGTTCGTTGACGATAGTTCAGTGAATCGGTCATGGCAGGTCGCCTCCGCGTTGGGGAAATCGGACCGGCTCACGGCGTCGCGCCGCGGTCGCTGCACGCGACGCACGATGATGCACCGCAGGAGCGACATCGCCATGACGGCCGGCACACGTTTCGATGGTATGAGCGGCTCCCGGACGGCCCTTGATCTGCCGCAATGGACAGGCTGCGCTCACGTGTACCGTTGAACGCATGCAAACCGTCGGGAGACTGCCATGTTTCGCTTGAATACCTTCACCGCACACTGCGTGATCGGCGTCGCGATCGCGATGTCGGCCGGGCTGGCCCACGCGCAGGCGAGCCAGCCTGCACGCGGCGGCGTCGAATCGGGGCACATGATCTACGGCAGTCAGCTGATGACGCCGGCGGAGCGCACCGAATACCGGACGCGGATGCTCGCGGCAGCGTCGGACGCCGAGCGCGACAAGATCCGCGCAGAGCATCACGCGCAGATGCAGAAGCGTGCGAAGGCGCGCGGCATCACGCTCCCCGACGCGCCGCCGATGCGCGGCATGCATCGCGGCCAAGGGATGGGAATGGGGTCCGGGATGGGGCCAGGTTCGGGGATGGGGTCCGGCATGGGCCCCGGCTACATGCAGGGGCAGCCCGGCGGCCCCGCCAGCGGCGCTGCCGGCCAATGACCGCGCGGCGCGGTGCGCCGGGCGAGGACCGAGGCCAGCCTGACATGCGCGCCGAGCCGGCCACGAAAGGCCGCTGCGGTGACCTTCGGTCACGCGCCGACGCTGTGCGGTGTGATTCGCGACGGACATGATTGCCTAGTGCGCGGCTGTGCCGGCTGCATCGGCGGCCGGCCAAGACACGACGACGCACAACCCGCCCAACGCCGCCGAACGCCCGACCTCGAGGTCCGCTTCATGCGCGGCCGCGATGCGCCGCACGATCGACCAGCCCAGGCCGCTGCCGCCCGGCCGGCTTCCCGCCGGCCGAAAGAACCGCTCGCCCAGCCGGCGCAGATCGTCGTCGCCGATGCCCGGGCCGCTGTCCTCGACGCGCAGCGTCGTGCGCCCGTCGCATCGCGCGACCGACACGGTGATGCACGCGTCGGCCGGGCTGTAGCGAATCGCGTTGTCCACCAGATTGCGCACCATCGACTCGAGCAACGGCTCGTTGCCGCCGACGAGGCACGGCGCTCGCGCGTCGAGCTCCAGCCGCTGCCGCATGTCGATCGACCGTGGCGCGGCTTCCGCGACC of the Burkholderia ubonensis genome contains:
- a CDS encoding heavy metal translocating P-type ATPase, which encodes MPRMRWSLDFTLLVLSAVTLAAGGACVAFGLPALARLVWLLGALPVLLALTVTVAKAVARRQPGIDILAWLAIGLALALDETLTAAVIALMLASGRTLEQHAQRRAQREMTALLGRAPRQATRFEHGEWRPVAPGAIVPGDRLLVRSGECVAVDGTLTGDAELDESMLTGESSTQRRRSGETACSGVVNAGAPFEMVARTTAGDSTFAGIVRMVERAQRERSPSVRVADRYAAGFVVIALLVAGGAWLATGDVGRALAVLVVATPCPLILAVPVAIVSGMSRCAGRGILVKGGGALERLAQASILFFDKTGTLTGGRARIVAIECGAQVAAADVLRFAASLAQASAHVISDALTVAARERGVGLSAPSAVLETPGEGVTGSVDGHAVTIGKFGFVAACSTPAPWSDAFVARVGGQGGAAVFVGVDGAMIGAIELADELRLETPRALRLLKREGVERLVMLTGDRRDIALAVGELLGVTDVRAEQTPTDKLAAIQSARKDGVTIMVGDGVNDAPALAAADVGIAMGARGAAASSEAADVVLLVDRLDRLVDAIRIARRARRIALESVVAGMSLSALAMAVAAAGLLPPIAGAVIQEVIDVVVIVNALRVLLVRAKPSEARPSGLDVEQLKREHAALSPLLDQLRDLADRIPGLPAATIASESARLIGVLDARLLPHERADDRDVYARLAPLLGGEDPLAAMSGAHREIFRMVRALRQMVADLPREHADAARAQAIQRTLYGLEAIVRLHCAQEEELFHAVGADV
- a CDS encoding VTT domain-containing protein, producing the protein MLTLAVLFLLILLLNLVPAFAPPTWMAMSWVGFNLPDGNPFVFAVVAAAAATIGRVILATFARSLVRSRWVRDADRENIAVATRWLRKHGTLTAGAFFLYALSPLPSNYLFIAYGLSGLPLRIIAAAFFIGRVTTYAIWAHVGRFASTQLDAESELGGSYLGGYFIVTQLVLLACIVVLMKLDWHALVHERRLTFRRGQRVRRSD
- a CDS encoding cation diffusion facilitator family transporter, with the translated sequence MAAAATRSTWVSVAVNLTLSIGQVVIGILSRSQGLVADGIHSLSDLVADFVVLLAGHHSRKPVDEKHPYGHQRFETGASLALAAILLVVGGGMLWSAVQKLEHPEAIERVHVAALWVALVALVAKESLFRYMLAVATRVKSSMLVANAWHARSDAASSLVVGCGIVGNLLGYPLLDPVAALIVGGMIVKMGATFGWNALHDLMDRAADAEDVQAIRATLLATPGVLDLHDLRTRKTGDLILVDVHLDIDADLTVAQGHDIAVDARARVLRHHRVLNVMTHVDPRKRETALEAAALHRN
- a CDS encoding carboxymuconolactone decarboxylase family protein: MTDSLNYRQRTAEITEQMRKLRQSQPDLMSAFGALAAAGTRDGALTKKTRELIALGIAISSRCDDCIGFHVQALIKLKATREEVEEVAGVAVYMGGGPSMMYAAHALIAYDQLAA